One Fusarium musae strain F31 chromosome 6, whole genome shotgun sequence DNA segment encodes these proteins:
- the CDC2_1 gene encoding Cell division control protein 2: MENYQKLEKIGEGTYGVVYKARDLANGGRIVALKKIRLEAEDEGVPSTAIREISLLKEMRDPNIVRLFNIVHADGHKLYLVFEFLDLDLKKYMESLPVSDGGRGKALPEGSSPHLQHLGLGDMVVRKFMFQLCDGIKYCHSHRVLHRDLKPQNLLIDKEGNLKLADFGLARAFGVPLRTYTHEVVTLWYRAPEILLGGRQYSTGVDMWSVGCIFAEMCTRKPLFPGDSEIDEIFKIFRILGTPTEENWPGVTSYPDFKASFPKWQRDYSKDLCKDLDAHGLELLEMLLVYDPAGRISAKAAYNHPYFEPLLAQEQASAQANGYYH; the protein is encoded by the exons ATGGAGAACTACCAAAAGCTGGAAAAGATTGGCGAAG GTACCTACGGTGTTGTCTATAAAGCTCGAGACCTTGCCAATGGCGGTCGAATTGTCGCCCTGAAGAAGATCCGCCtcgaagctgaagatgaaggtgtCCCCAGTACCGCCATCCGCGAAATCTCTCTCCTCAAGGAGATGCGAGATCCCAACATTGTTCGTCTGTTCAATATCGTCCATGCCGATGGTCATAAGCTGTACCTCGTCTTTGAGTTTCTCGACCTCGATCTCAAGAAATACATGGAGTCTCTCCCCGTGAGCGATGGCGGTCGAGGCAAGGCCCTGCCCGAGGGTTCATCCCCTCACTTGCAGCATCTTGGCCTGGGCGACATGGTTGTTCGAAAGTTCATGTTCCAGCTTTGTGACGGTATCAAGTACTGCCACTCCCACCGTGTTCTCCACCGCGATCTCAAGCCCCAGAACCTCCTGATCGACAAGGAGGGTAACCTCAAGCTCGCTGATTTCGGTCTTGCCCGTGCCTTTGGCGTGCCTCTGCGCACCTACACCCACGAAGTCGTTACCCTGTGGTACCGAGCCCCTGAAATTCTCTTAGGAGGGCGTCAATACTCGACTGGTGTCGATATGTGGTCCGTTGGCTGTATCTTTGCCGAAATGTGTACAAGAAAGCCCCTCTTCCCCGGTGACTCTGAAATCGAtgagatcttcaagatcttccg CATCCTCGGCACCCCCACTGAAGAGAACTGGCCTGGCGTCACTTCCTACCCTGACTTCAAGGCATCCTTCCCCAAGTGGCAGCGCGACTACAGCAAGGACCTTTGCAAGGACCTCGATGCCCATGGACTTGAAttgcttgagatgctgtTGGTGTACGACCCTGCTGGGCGTATTTCAGCCAAGGCTGCCTACAATCACCCCTACTTCGAACCTCTCCTAGCACAAGAGCAAGCATCCGCTCAGGCAAATGGATACTATCACTAG